The segment CAACAAATGTTTCTGGTAAATTCTCAATAAGTTTTTTCACTTTTTCACAATACTTTTTACTTTTAATACAGTTAAAATATCTCTATATCCAATTCCTCTTTTATACCCTGTTTTAGCAGTTTTTCTAAAAACATAGATTTTTTTACCTTTTTTTTCTTCAAGGATTTCACAAATTACCTTTATGTTTTCAAGTTTTTCTTTTTCTGTAATCATTTCTTTTCCATCAAAAAAACATACAG is part of the bacterium genome and harbors:
- the rplU gene encoding 50S ribosomal protein L21, with protein sequence MYAFIELGGKQIKVKEGLKFSVLRIKDKKVGEEIELKPVCFFDGKEMITEKEKLENIKVICEILEEKKGKKIYVFRKTAKTGYKRGIGYRDILTVLKVKSIVKK